From the genome of Fusobacterium varium, one region includes:
- the nanM gene encoding N-acetylneuraminate epimerase precursor gives MKKFVFAAILSALVLGGCTSTEVKTPGIERKITWEHVGNLPAQKGFEKNIGTAGVLSGVLDGKYVVVGGGANFPYDTVLNGGAKKLYSDVYLLEEKNGKLIVKEHINLDNEIGYGASVTTKDGIYYIGGGATAEADNDILFLSMKNGKLSVEKIGDLPFTLQNGTAVEKDGKLYIISGKQNGKATNKMYEYNIATGKVKELAPVPGAATRTQAVSQILDGKLYVFSGGDSIAYTDGYEYNFATNKWAPAASVELNGEKISLLGASSVKLNEKEMMVIGGFNKEVYDNAVANLSTLKGEELAEFKAGYFGADPAEFNWNREILIYNSDSNSWKTIGQVPFDAPCGEGLVLVGNKVFSINGEIKPGIRTDRMYGGTIIKK, from the coding sequence ATGAAAAAATTTGTTTTTGCAGCAATATTATCAGCATTGGTTTTAGGAGGCTGTACTTCAACAGAGGTAAAGACACCTGGAATAGAAAGAAAAATAACTTGGGAACATGTTGGAAATCTGCCAGCACAAAAAGGATTTGAAAAAAATATAGGAACTGCTGGAGTATTATCAGGTGTACTTGATGGGAAATATGTAGTAGTGGGAGGAGGAGCAAATTTTCCTTATGATACAGTATTAAACGGAGGGGCAAAAAAACTTTATTCTGATGTATATCTTTTAGAAGAAAAAAATGGAAAATTAATAGTAAAAGAACATATAAATTTGGATAATGAAATTGGGTATGGAGCTTCTGTAACTACCAAAGATGGAATTTATTATATTGGAGGAGGAGCAACAGCAGAAGCAGATAATGATATATTATTTTTAAGTATGAAGAATGGAAAATTATCTGTAGAAAAAATAGGAGATCTGCCTTTTACTCTGCAAAATGGAACAGCAGTAGAAAAAGATGGAAAGCTTTATATTATATCTGGTAAGCAAAATGGAAAAGCTACAAATAAAATGTATGAATATAATATTGCAACAGGGAAAGTTAAAGAATTAGCTCCAGTTCCAGGAGCAGCAACAAGAACACAAGCAGTATCTCAAATACTTGATGGAAAATTATATGTATTTAGTGGTGGAGATTCAATTGCATATACTGATGGATATGAGTATAATTTTGCTACTAACAAGTGGGCTCCTGCTGCTTCAGTAGAATTAAATGGAGAAAAAATATCTCTACTTGGAGCATCTTCAGTAAAATTGAATGAAAAAGAAATGATGGTAATAGGTGGATTTAATAAGGAAGTATATGATAATGCTGTAGCTAATTTGAGCACTTTAAAAGGAGAAGAATTAGCAGAATTCAAAGCTGGATATTTTGGAGCTGATCCTGCTGAATTTAATTGGAATAGAGAAATACTTATATATAATTCTGATAGTAATTCATGGAAAACTATAGGTCAGGTACCATTTGATGCACCATGTGGAGAAGGGTTAGTTTTAGTGGGGAATAAAGTATTTTCAATCAATGGGGAAATTAAACCGGGTATCAGAACAGATAGAATGTATGGAGGAACTATAATTAAAAAGTAA
- the ccpA gene encoding Probable catabolite control protein A has product MITQKEIAEKLGISRTTVARAINGSSLIKEETKNKILELVKEMNYEKNYIGSSLAGKKVKKVYCLVIDSKNVFYTQEIIRGLREAEKEFKAYNYKLEIITNDINDSESQIKELKKVLEMGDMNGLIITPLAKEKVYDILKPYLEKTSIISLGIRLHEKIHHVGPDHFKQGKIAGGIMSALLRKREKLLIVDNGDDKISSKLYLKGFLERVKETDIDIVGPLKGNGIEKV; this is encoded by the coding sequence ATGATAACTCAAAAGGAAATAGCAGAAAAATTAGGCATTAGTAGAACAACAGTTGCCAGAGCTATAAATGGCAGTTCATTAATTAAAGAAGAAACTAAAAATAAAATACTTGAACTTGTGAAAGAGATGAACTATGAAAAAAATTATATAGGAAGTTCTCTTGCAGGAAAAAAGGTAAAAAAAGTTTATTGCCTAGTAATAGATTCTAAAAATGTTTTTTATACTCAAGAAATAATAAGAGGATTAAGAGAAGCTGAAAAAGAATTCAAAGCATATAATTATAAATTAGAAATAATAACAAATGATATTAATGACTCAGAAAGTCAAATCAAAGAACTTAAAAAAGTTTTAGAGATGGGAGATATGAATGGTTTGATTATAACTCCTCTGGCTAAAGAAAAAGTCTATGATATATTAAAGCCATACTTGGAAAAAACTAGTATAATCTCTTTAGGAATAAGACTTCATGAGAAAATTCATCATGTAGGTCCTGATCATTTTAAGCAAGGGAAAATAGCTGGTGGAATAATGAGTGCCCTTCTTAGAAAGAGAGAAAAACTTTTAATTGTAGATAATGGCGATGATAAAATATCTTCAAAACTATATTTAAAAGGATTTTTAGAGAGAGTAAAAGAAACAGATATTGATATAGTAGGGCCATTAAAAGGAAATGGAATAGAAAAAGTATAG
- the siaP_2 gene encoding Neu5Ac-binding protein — MKNTLKILGLGTMLFGVMTTAALAAEYNLKMGMVPGTSSNEYKAAEFFANKVKEDSKGRIEIALFPNGQLGDDRSMLEQVSGGALDFSFTEIGRFSIFFPEAEVYVLPYMIKDFDHVHKATFDTEFGKNLMKKIDEELGITILAQAYNGTRQTTSNRAINSIEDMKGLKLRVPNAAANLNFAKYTGAAPTPMAFSEVYLALQTNSVDGQENPLSAVRAQKFYEVQPYLAMTNHILNDQLYVIGNETLESLPEDLQKVVKDAAEEAAQYHTKLFVDEEASLKDFFKQNGVKITEPNLDEFKAKMQPVYDEFIKKNGKLGQQAVEEITAAGK, encoded by the coding sequence ATGAAAAACACATTAAAAATTTTAGGATTAGGAACAATGTTATTTGGTGTAATGACAACAGCAGCATTAGCAGCAGAATATAATTTAAAAATGGGAATGGTTCCAGGAACTTCATCTAATGAATATAAAGCAGCAGAATTTTTTGCGAATAAGGTGAAAGAGGATTCAAAAGGGAGAATAGAGATAGCTCTTTTTCCAAATGGACAACTTGGAGATGACAGAAGTATGCTTGAACAAGTATCTGGAGGAGCTTTAGATTTCTCGTTTACAGAAATAGGAAGATTTTCAATATTTTTTCCAGAGGCTGAAGTATATGTACTCCCTTATATGATAAAAGATTTTGACCACGTGCACAAAGCAACTTTTGATACTGAGTTTGGAAAAAATTTGATGAAAAAAATTGATGAGGAATTAGGAATTACTATTTTAGCACAAGCTTATAATGGAACTAGACAAACTACTTCAAATAGAGCTATTAACTCAATAGAAGATATGAAAGGATTAAAATTGAGAGTTCCAAATGCAGCAGCTAACTTAAATTTTGCAAAATATACTGGAGCAGCTCCTACACCTATGGCATTCTCAGAAGTATATCTTGCTCTTCAAACTAATTCAGTAGATGGACAGGAAAATCCATTATCAGCAGTAAGAGCTCAAAAATTTTATGAGGTGCAACCTTATCTAGCTATGACTAATCATATACTAAATGATCAGTTATATGTAATTGGAAATGAAACTTTAGAAAGTCTTCCTGAAGATCTTCAAAAAGTAGTTAAAGATGCAGCAGAAGAAGCAGCACAATATCATACAAAATTATTTGTAGATGAAGAAGCTAGCTTAAAAGATTTCTTTAAACAAAATGGAGTAAAAATAACTGAGCCAAACTTAGATGAATTTAAAGCTAAAATGCAACCTGTATATGATGAATTTATTAAGAAAAATGGGAAGCTTGGTCAGCAAGCAGTAGAAGAGATAACAGCAGCGGGAAAATAA
- the siaT_7 gene encoding Neu5Ac permease: MKVFDKLEEWIGGTLFVCMFIILVMQIVARQVLGTPLMWSEELSSLLFVYVGMLGISMGIRNQQHVLIDFLCSRFSPKMQKIAFTIVQIIIFISIIFMGYLGNNLYKKKWIFELVSLKISAGWMYIALPIIAILMMVRFFQAYKENYDNKKVILHPGIFLAALVIIIGLIIYDPKIFRLFRLANYYKLGPIAGYVTIVVWLVMIFMGVPVGWSLMAATIFYFSITKWNVIYFASAKLVDSLNSFSLLSVPFFVLTGILMNGSGITERIFNFAKALLGHFTGGMGHVNVAASLIFSGMSGSAIADAGGLGQLEIKAMRDAGYDDDICGGITAASCIIGPLVPPSISMIVYGVIANQSIAKLFLAGFVPGVLTTIALMIMNYFICKKRGYKKAKKATFKEQVEAFKKSFWALITPFIIIGGIFSGLFTPTEAAVVAAAYSVFLGAFIYKELTVRSFFKHCVEAMAISGVTVLMIITVTFFGDMIAREQIAMKIAAGFMKYASSPLTVLVMINLLLLFLGMFIDALALQFLVLPMLIPVADKVGIDLVFFGVMTTLNMMIGILTPPMGMALFVVAQVGKMSVSTVTKGVLPFLIPIFITLVFITVFPGIITFLPNLIMGG, encoded by the coding sequence ATGAAAGTTTTTGATAAATTGGAAGAATGGATAGGAGGAACACTTTTTGTCTGTATGTTTATAATACTTGTTATGCAGATAGTGGCAAGACAGGTATTGGGAACACCACTTATGTGGAGTGAGGAATTATCAAGTTTATTATTTGTATATGTAGGAATGTTGGGTATTAGTATGGGTATTAGAAATCAACAGCATGTACTTATAGATTTCCTTTGCAGTAGGTTTTCACCAAAAATGCAAAAAATTGCCTTTACTATTGTACAGATAATAATTTTTATATCTATTATTTTTATGGGGTATTTAGGAAATAATCTCTATAAGAAAAAATGGATATTTGAGCTGGTATCATTAAAAATATCAGCAGGGTGGATGTACATAGCTCTTCCTATTATAGCAATATTAATGATGGTACGTTTCTTTCAAGCATATAAAGAAAATTATGATAATAAGAAAGTAATATTACATCCAGGAATTTTTTTAGCAGCTTTAGTAATCATTATAGGATTAATAATATATGATCCTAAAATATTTAGATTATTCAGACTAGCTAATTATTATAAGCTTGGACCAATAGCAGGGTATGTAACTATTGTAGTATGGCTGGTAATGATTTTTATGGGAGTTCCTGTAGGATGGTCTCTTATGGCAGCAACAATATTCTATTTCTCAATTACTAAATGGAATGTAATATATTTTGCTTCTGCTAAATTAGTAGACAGTCTTAATAGTTTTAGTCTTTTAAGTGTACCTTTCTTTGTATTAACAGGAATACTTATGAATGGATCTGGTATTACAGAAAGAATATTTAACTTTGCAAAAGCTCTTCTTGGTCATTTTACAGGAGGAATGGGACATGTAAATGTGGCTGCTTCTCTTATTTTCTCAGGAATGTCAGGGTCAGCTATAGCAGATGCTGGTGGTCTTGGGCAGTTGGAAATAAAAGCAATGAGAGATGCAGGATATGATGATGATATTTGTGGAGGTATCACAGCAGCCTCTTGTATCATTGGACCTTTAGTTCCTCCAAGTATTAGTATGATAGTATATGGAGTTATTGCAAATCAATCAATTGCAAAATTATTTTTGGCAGGATTTGTTCCAGGAGTTCTTACTACAATAGCTTTAATGATAATGAATTATTTTATTTGTAAGAAAAGAGGATATAAAAAAGCTAAAAAGGCTACTTTTAAAGAACAGGTAGAGGCTTTTAAAAAATCTTTCTGGGCTTTGATAACTCCTTTCATTATTATAGGAGGAATATTTTCAGGATTATTCACTCCTACAGAAGCAGCAGTAGTTGCAGCAGCATATTCAGTTTTTCTAGGGGCTTTTATTTATAAAGAACTTACTGTAAGGTCGTTCTTTAAACATTGTGTTGAAGCTATGGCAATTAGTGGAGTTACAGTTTTAATGATAATAACAGTTACATTTTTTGGAGATATGATTGCTAGAGAACAGATAGCTATGAAAATAGCAGCAGGATTTATGAAATATGCTAGTTCTCCATTAACAGTATTAGTAATGATAAATCTATTGTTATTATTTTTAGGAATGTTTATTGATGCTTTAGCACTTCAATTTCTTGTACTTCCTATGCTTATACCAGTAGCAGATAAAGTTGGAATAGATTTAGTATTCTTTGGAGTAATGACAACACTGAATATGATGATAGGAATACTTACTCCTCCAATGGGAATGGCTCTCTTTGTAGTGGCACAGGTAGGAAAAATGTCTGTAAGTACAGTAACAAAGGGTGTACTTCCATTCTTGATACCAATTTTTATAACATTGGTGTTTATAACTGTATTTCCAGGAATAATTACTTTCCTTCCTAATTTAATAATGGGTGGATAA
- the cah gene encoding Cephalosporin C deacetylase — translation MPLSVDMPLEQLKIYQGSSVKPHDFDEYWNNILKKREKFSNDIKIEKNEFQTPFCECYDIFFQGEEEAEIHVKYLKPKKITEKIPAIIEFHGYGGCSKDWTYKLPYVACGIAVFSMECRGQMGDSSDSFGAANHFRNCNLIRGVMNPDDLYYKKVFLDALSLVDIVKEFDYIDKNKIGAMGYSQGGGIALALAALNTDIRKVYAVYPFLSDYKRCWDMDTGAAYEEIKDYFRQRDPQHKNEDLFFNNLGYVDIQNMAHWIKADVVMTTGLMDKVCPPSTQFAVYNKLLCRKKHLIFPEYGHEDMLNGLQDENIKWAIELLND, via the coding sequence ATGCCATTGAGTGTAGATATGCCATTAGAGCAGTTAAAAATATATCAGGGAAGTAGTGTAAAGCCTCATGATTTTGATGAATATTGGAATAATATACTAAAAAAAAGAGAAAAATTTTCCAATGATATAAAAATAGAAAAAAATGAATTTCAAACTCCTTTTTGTGAATGTTATGATATATTTTTTCAAGGAGAGGAAGAAGCTGAAATTCATGTGAAATATTTAAAACCTAAAAAGATAACAGAGAAAATACCAGCAATAATAGAATTTCATGGATATGGAGGCTGTAGTAAGGATTGGACTTATAAACTTCCATATGTAGCATGTGGAATAGCAGTATTTTCTATGGAATGTAGAGGGCAGATGGGAGATTCTAGTGATAGCTTTGGTGCAGCAAATCACTTTAGAAACTGCAATCTTATAAGAGGGGTAATGAATCCTGATGATTTATATTATAAAAAAGTATTTTTAGATGCACTAAGTTTAGTGGATATTGTAAAAGAATTTGATTATATAGATAAGAATAAGATTGGAGCAATGGGCTATTCTCAAGGTGGGGGAATAGCCTTAGCTCTTGCAGCCCTAAATACAGATATAAGAAAAGTATATGCTGTATACCCTTTTTTAAGCGATTACAAAAGATGCTGGGATATGGATACAGGAGCAGCTTATGAAGAAATAAAAGATTATTTCAGACAGAGAGATCCACAGCATAAAAATGAAGATTTATTTTTTAATAATCTAGGATATGTGGATATACAAAATATGGCTCATTGGATAAAGGCAGATGTAGTGATGACAACTGGTCTTATGGATAAAGTATGTCCTCCATCTACTCAGTTTGCTGTATATAATAAGTTGTTATGCAGAAAAAAACATTTGATATTTCCAGAGTATGGGCATGAAGATATGCTCAATGGATTACAAGATGAGAACATAAAATGGGCTATAGAACTTTTAAATGATTAG
- the glkA gene encoding Glucokinase, whose product MKIAGIDIGGTMIKYGLISPTGEISAEGEIPTEAEKGVDNLIQKISDIVEFYSKEEVVGIAVSGTGQIDGSIGKVIGGNDIIPGWIGTNLVEKLEKKFSLPAILENDVNCAALGEKWLGAGRGKRDFICVTIGTGVGGGIIMNDNILRGDTCVAGEFGHIQIIKNGEECLCGKKGCYERYASASALVRMVKEKTGLKLNGKEIFTRERAGETVFKEIVDEWIDYLTDGLSTITYIFNPSLIVIGGGLQSKEIIFLRE is encoded by the coding sequence TTGAAAATAGCAGGTATAGATATTGGTGGAACAATGATTAAATATGGACTGATATCTCCAACAGGTGAGATATCTGCTGAAGGAGAGATACCTACAGAAGCTGAAAAAGGTGTAGATAATCTTATTCAGAAAATATCTGATATAGTAGAATTTTATTCAAAGGAAGAAGTTGTAGGAATAGCTGTTTCTGGTACAGGACAAATAGATGGAAGTATTGGAAAAGTTATAGGAGGGAATGATATTATTCCTGGATGGATAGGAACTAACTTAGTAGAAAAACTAGAGAAAAAGTTTTCTCTTCCGGCAATTCTTGAAAATGATGTGAATTGTGCAGCTCTTGGAGAGAAATGGTTAGGAGCAGGAAGAGGGAAAAGGGACTTTATATGTGTAACTATTGGAACAGGAGTTGGTGGAGGTATTATTATGAATGATAATATCTTGAGAGGTGATACTTGTGTAGCAGGAGAGTTTGGACATATACAGATAATAAAAAATGGTGAAGAATGTTTATGTGGAAAAAAAGGTTGCTATGAACGATATGCTTCAGCTAGTGCTTTAGTCAGAATGGTTAAGGAAAAAACAGGTCTTAAGCTAAATGGAAAAGAGATATTCACAAGAGAAAGAGCAGGAGAAACTGTATTTAAAGAAATAGTAGATGAATGGATAGATTATCTTACAGATGGATTGAGCACAATTACATATATTTTTAATCCTTCTCTTATAGTTATTGGTGGAGGGTTACAAAGCAAGGAGATTATCTTCTTGAGAGAATAA
- the tabA_2 gene encoding Toxin-antitoxin biofilm protein TabA, whose amino-acid sequence MIYGEIKDLNQYKGISKNLDKAIEYILSGEYKKGIPGKNIIDGDNLYFNYPSCAMTKEIRDGFFEGHKKYIDIHIVISGEENLGYTPRSEVTIKQKYDSEGDCELYDGALKNIFHVTEDRFVMFFPDEPHMALLKVGEIKEITKVIFKVLV is encoded by the coding sequence ATGATATATGGTGAAATAAAAGACCTAAATCAGTATAAGGGAATATCTAAAAATCTTGATAAAGCAATAGAGTATATATTAAGTGGAGAATATAAAAAAGGAATTCCAGGAAAAAATATCATAGATGGAGATAATTTATACTTTAATTATCCAAGTTGTGCAATGACAAAAGAAATAAGAGATGGGTTCTTTGAAGGACATAAAAAGTATATAGATATTCATATAGTGATATCAGGAGAAGAAAATTTAGGATATACTCCTCGTTCAGAAGTAACTATAAAACAGAAATATGATTCAGAAGGAGATTGTGAACTTTACGATGGAGCATTGAAAAATATATTCCATGTAACAGAAGATAGATTTGTAATGTTTTTTCCAGATGAACCTCATATGGCACTGCTTAAAGTAGGAGAGATAAAAGAGATAACAAAGGTAATATTTAAAGTATTGGTTTAA
- the nanA gene encoding N-acetylneuraminate lyase, with protein sequence MKGIFSALMVPYNEDGSINEKGLREIVRHNIDNMKVDGLYVGGSTGENFMISTEEKKRVFEIAIDEAKDQVQLIAQVGSINVFESVELGKYATELGYKCLSAVTPFYYKFSFEEIKEYYFTIVRETGNNMIIYSIPFLTGVNMSVAQFGELFANEKIIGVKFTAGDFFLLERMRKAYPNKLILAGFDEMLLPAAVLGIDGAIGSTYNVNGLRAKEIFRLAKEGKVAEALEIQHVTNDLIEGILANGLYGTIKEIMKLQGVDAGYCRRPMAKVTPEQVAGAKILFDKYLAK encoded by the coding sequence ATGAAAGGAATATTTTCAGCTTTAATGGTACCATATAATGAGGACGGGTCTATAAATGAAAAAGGGTTAAGAGAAATAGTAAGACATAATATTGATAATATGAAAGTTGATGGACTGTATGTAGGTGGAAGTACAGGAGAAAACTTTATGATTTCTACTGAAGAGAAGAAAAGAGTATTTGAAATAGCTATAGATGAGGCTAAAGATCAAGTACAACTTATAGCTCAAGTAGGAAGTATCAATGTATTTGAATCAGTAGAACTAGGTAAATATGCAACTGAATTAGGATATAAATGTCTTTCTGCTGTAACGCCATTTTACTATAAGTTCAGCTTTGAAGAAATCAAAGAATATTATTTTACAATAGTAAGAGAAACTGGAAATAATATGATTATTTATTCTATTCCATTTTTAACTGGAGTTAACATGTCAGTAGCTCAATTTGGAGAATTATTTGCTAATGAAAAAATAATTGGAGTTAAATTTACAGCTGGAGATTTCTTCTTGTTAGAAAGAATGAGAAAAGCTTATCCAAATAAATTAATTCTTGCAGGATTTGATGAAATGCTTTTACCAGCAGCAGTTCTTGGAATTGATGGAGCTATTGGAAGTACTTATAATGTAAATGGATTAAGAGCAAAAGAGATATTCAGACTTGCAAAAGAAGGAAAAGTTGCAGAAGCTTTAGAAATACAACATGTGACAAATGATCTTATTGAGGGAATTTTAGCAAATGGACTATATGGAACTATTAAAGAAATAATGAAACTTCAAGGAGTAGATGCTGGATACTGCAGAAGACCTATGGCAAAAGTTACTCCTGAACAAGTGGCTGGAGCTAAGATACTTTTTGACAAATACCTTGCTAAATAA
- the nanE_2 gene encoding Putative N-acetylmannosamine-6-phosphate 2-epimerase codes for MNRLEKVKGKLIVSCQALEDEPLHSSFIMGRMAYAALVGGASGIRANTVSDIQEIKKNVNLPIIGIIKQQYGDNQVYITPTMKEIDALAAEGVEVIALDGTKRERPDGNTLENLMREAKTKYPNQLFMADISSVEEAVEAERIGFDIVGTTLVGYTEYTKGNDPLTELEKVIKAVTVPVIGEGNIDTPVKAKKL; via the coding sequence ATGAATAGACTGGAAAAAGTAAAAGGGAAGCTTATTGTTTCATGTCAGGCTCTGGAAGATGAACCTCTTCATAGCTCCTTCATAATGGGAAGAATGGCTTATGCAGCATTGGTTGGTGGAGCTTCAGGAATAAGGGCTAATACTGTATCAGATATTCAAGAAATTAAAAAAAATGTTAATCTTCCAATTATTGGGATAATCAAGCAACAATATGGAGATAATCAAGTGTATATAACTCCTACAATGAAAGAAATAGATGCTTTGGCAGCAGAAGGGGTAGAGGTTATAGCTTTAGATGGAACAAAAAGAGAAAGACCTGATGGTAATACATTAGAAAATCTTATGAGAGAAGCTAAAACTAAATATCCAAATCAATTATTTATGGCAGATATATCTTCAGTAGAAGAAGCTGTTGAAGCAGAAAGAATAGGTTTTGATATAGTAGGAACTACTTTGGTGGGATATACAGAATACACAAAAGGGAATGATCCTTTAACAGAATTAGAAAAAGTTATAAAAGCTGTTACTGTACCTGTAATAGGAGAGGGAAATATTGATACTCCAGTGAAGGCTAAAAAGCTTTAG
- the cph2_3 gene encoding Bacteriophytochrome cph2, with protein sequence MTGMREISTYKKINIPEIGEALIMKSRDVETLYDEYELSFYDGAGYSYVIDILGNILFKPKNINSDKDLNNFFDILYKENTLQEADIVRKDLMEDKTGIRIMKYRGIKRIISYVPVENVEDWYIVSVIPLSEVEKASNSIVARALFLCLFIILVVGIGTWLYLVSRTKYEKEIEKIAYNDSLTGLMNFVKFKLEGNKILKDMPLGNYAVFYMDIRNFKMINDVFSYKKGDKIIQGIANELKEFFPKESLVARVSADNFVVLVKYLNKDILEDDLNDIIKRMSSNRYVKDMEYHLDIYGGVCCREDSEKNDVNTILDRANMARKYAKDSKSKKLIFYNKTMSEILLREQNMELRKEEALRNGEFIVFIQPKYSLETGRAEGGEALIRWRTNGGYISPGEFIPLFEKNDFIVSIDKYMHEEVCKLQRKWLDEGLKVFPISVNVSKRQLYNPYFAEEYIETKNRYKLPDGLIELEFTESIFFEKYEVISGIVKKLTEYGYICSIDDFGSGYSSLNLLKDVSLGVLKIDRLFFENLENNKRGDIIIRNVINMAQELNMKIVAEGVETFEQLEFLKSVNCDMVQGYIYDRPMPVEEFEAKYYNIK encoded by the coding sequence ATGACAGGAATGAGAGAAATAAGTACCTATAAAAAAATAAATATTCCAGAAATAGGAGAAGCACTTATCATGAAAAGCAGAGATGTAGAAACACTTTATGATGAGTATGAACTTTCTTTTTATGATGGTGCAGGATATTCATATGTTATAGATATTTTGGGAAATATTTTATTTAAACCTAAAAATATAAATAGTGATAAGGACTTAAATAATTTTTTTGATATTTTATATAAAGAAAATACTTTGCAAGAAGCAGATATAGTTAGAAAAGATTTGATGGAAGATAAAACTGGAATAAGGATAATGAAATACAGAGGAATAAAAAGAATTATAAGTTATGTTCCAGTAGAAAATGTAGAAGACTGGTACATAGTTTCAGTAATCCCACTTTCAGAAGTAGAAAAAGCTTCAAATAGTATAGTAGCAAGAGCATTATTTTTATGCCTTTTTATTATATTAGTAGTTGGAATAGGGACATGGTTATATCTGGTTTCAAGAACAAAATATGAAAAAGAAATAGAAAAAATAGCATATAATGATTCTCTTACTGGACTTATGAATTTTGTAAAATTTAAACTAGAAGGAAATAAGATTTTAAAAGATATGCCTTTAGGAAATTATGCTGTTTTTTATATGGATATAAGAAATTTTAAAATGATAAATGATGTGTTTAGTTATAAAAAAGGAGATAAAATAATACAAGGAATCGCAAATGAGTTAAAAGAATTTTTTCCTAAAGAATCTTTGGTAGCAAGGGTTAGTGCAGATAATTTTGTAGTATTGGTTAAATATTTAAATAAAGATATACTTGAAGATGACTTGAATGATATAATAAAAAGAATGAGCAGTAATCGATATGTTAAGGATATGGAATATCATTTAGATATTTATGGTGGTGTGTGCTGCAGGGAAGATTCAGAGAAAAATGATGTAAATACTATATTGGATAGAGCTAATATGGCTCGTAAATATGCAAAAGATAGTAAGAGTAAAAAACTTATTTTTTATAATAAAACTATGAGTGAAATTTTGCTGAGAGAACAAAATATGGAGCTCAGAAAAGAAGAAGCTTTAAGGAATGGAGAATTTATTGTATTTATACAACCAAAGTATTCTTTAGAAACTGGAAGAGCAGAAGGTGGAGAAGCATTAATAAGATGGAGAACGAATGGTGGTTATATTTCACCAGGCGAGTTTATTCCACTGTTTGAAAAGAATGATTTTATTGTAAGTATAGATAAATATATGCATGAGGAAGTATGCAAACTTCAAAGAAAATGGTTAGATGAAGGACTAAAAGTATTTCCTATATCAGTAAATGTTTCGAAAAGACAGCTTTATAATCCATATTTTGCAGAAGAATATATTGAAACTAAAAATAGATATAAATTACCAGATGGTCTTATAGAGTTAGAGTTTACTGAAAGTATTTTTTTTGAAAAATATGAAGTGATATCAGGTATTGTAAAAAAACTAACAGAATATGGATATATATGTTCAATAGATGATTTTGGATCAGGTTATTCTTCACTAAACTTATTAAAAGATGTATCTCTTGGAGTTTTGAAAATTGATAGGTTATTTTTTGAAAACTTAGAAAATAATAAAAGAGGAGATATAATTATTAGAAATGTTATAAACATGGCACAAGAACTAAATATGAAAATTGTTGCAGAAGGTGTGGAAACTTTTGAACAATTAGAGTTTTTAAAAAGTGTAAATTGTGATATGGTGCAAGGCTATATTTATGACAGACCTATGCCAGTAGAAGAATTTGAAGCTAAGTATTATAATATAAAATAA